In one window of bacterium DNA:
- a CDS encoding erythromycin esterase family protein, whose amino-acid sequence MGLVLATLMTCGAAPPPVDRPPVEWLRKSARPFGTCEPGGSDRDLAPLRAIVGEARLVALGEVSSGTHEFFQMKRRIIQYLASPSAVTLVGFEEQMSDVNGLNEYVLTGQGDPKALLKRVRRPKNTQEFLDFVEWARDFNRSGRGRLEFLGFDMLGSSDSAAVAVTRFIARAEPSYLDSVTNAYQLVASAPREESRFTSSTASFPASVAAGHQVRFSCWIRTENVRDGSATLWMRGDASRKSVVGGGTQDVSGSTPWAPYDFTLEIPDSISFIRFGCMLAGGGTAWFDSLAIEIDGEPFAGNEDLDLTMERTDRPVGFSNVGVKGRPYAIDLDSTTVFAGEYSLCIRRVEPDAPAATATWSEASAAATRVLEHLEAVRDRLVSSSAPSDVDRAIVNARTIAQMSEVNAGQGGAREDIMAANIARELDQAPPGSKMILWADNLRLARRLSIGSSLASRYGGDFVVVAFAFHEGGFNPVNQRVPPGESVAEPSKPGSLEWACHSIGIPRFILDLRSAAADPGASAWLAQPLPMRSYASQVIPEPIPVGSCYDALVFFDHTTPSRSLP is encoded by the coding sequence GTGGGCCTGGTCCTCGCCACTCTCATGACCTGCGGCGCCGCTCCGCCGCCTGTCGATCGCCCTCCGGTCGAGTGGCTCCGGAAGAGTGCGCGGCCCTTCGGCACCTGCGAGCCGGGTGGCTCCGATCGCGACCTTGCACCCCTGCGCGCCATCGTCGGCGAGGCGCGCCTCGTGGCTCTGGGCGAGGTCTCGAGCGGTACGCACGAGTTTTTCCAGATGAAGCGCCGCATCATCCAGTACCTGGCCTCCCCTTCGGCAGTCACGCTCGTCGGCTTCGAGGAGCAGATGTCCGATGTCAACGGCCTGAACGAATACGTCCTCACCGGTCAGGGCGACCCGAAGGCGCTGCTCAAACGGGTCCGGCGCCCGAAGAACACGCAGGAGTTCCTAGACTTCGTCGAGTGGGCGCGGGACTTCAACCGGTCGGGCCGGGGACGCCTCGAGTTCCTCGGCTTCGACATGCTAGGCTCCAGCGACTCAGCGGCGGTTGCCGTGACGCGCTTCATCGCTCGCGCCGAGCCTTCCTACCTGGACTCGGTCACGAATGCCTACCAACTCGTGGCGTCGGCCCCACGGGAGGAATCACGGTTCACCTCTTCCACTGCTTCTTTCCCCGCATCGGTGGCGGCCGGACACCAGGTCCGTTTCAGTTGCTGGATCCGCACCGAGAACGTGCGCGACGGCTCTGCAACGCTCTGGATGCGCGGCGACGCGAGTCGCAAGAGTGTCGTCGGGGGAGGCACTCAGGATGTCAGCGGCAGCACGCCGTGGGCGCCCTACGACTTCACCCTCGAGATACCCGACAGCATCTCGTTCATCCGCTTCGGCTGCATGCTGGCAGGGGGTGGCACGGCCTGGTTCGACTCGCTGGCCATCGAGATCGACGGAGAGCCCTTCGCCGGGAACGAGGACCTCGACCTGACAATGGAGCGCACCGATCGGCCGGTGGGGTTCAGCAACGTCGGGGTGAAAGGACGCCCCTACGCGATCGATCTGGACTCGACCACGGTGTTCGCGGGCGAGTACAGCCTGTGCATCCGCAGGGTCGAGCCAGACGCGCCCGCCGCCACAGCGACTTGGTCCGAGGCGAGCGCGGCCGCGACACGCGTTCTGGAACATCTGGAGGCCGTGCGAGACCGGCTCGTCTCTTCTTCGGCGCCCTCTGACGTGGACCGAGCCATCGTGAACGCGCGTACCATCGCCCAGATGTCCGAAGTGAACGCCGGGCAGGGCGGCGCGCGAGAGGACATCATGGCGGCGAACATCGCCCGCGAGTTGGACCAGGCGCCGCCCGGGTCCAAGATGATCCTGTGGGCGGACAACTTGCGGCTGGCCAGGCGCCTTTCCATCGGCTCGAGTCTCGCCAGCCGATATGGCGGCGACTTCGTCGTCGTCGCCTTCGCTTTCCACGAGGGCGGCTTCAACCCGGTCAATCAGCGAGTGCCTCCCGGCGAGTCGGTCGCGGAGCCGTCCAAGCCGGGCAGCCTGGAATGGGCGTGCCACTCGATCGGCATTCCGCGGTTCATCCTGGATCTGCGGAGCGCCGCGGCGGATCCGGGGGCATCGGCGTGGCTCGCACAGCCCCTGCCGATGCGCAGCTACGCGTCGCAGGTGATCCCGGAGCCGATCCCTGTGGGGTCTTGCTACGACGCGCTGGTTTTCTTCGACCACACCACACCGTCGAGGTCGCTGCCATGA
- a CDS encoding HXXEE domain-containing protein, with the protein MLSVMPHGGKPTTRDSRSTPKPFVGPWVVLFPATYLAYIAEEYWGGFPARTAELTRLAIPDGAFLGANALFWALMTIAVFLVLRRPTRALLVVALATILAINAALHIGGTLLSASYSPGLVSALLLWLLLGVAALVRGRRSLSKRDFRAGLLIGVAIHAAVPLVLVAFVLLLGEHWRAA; encoded by the coding sequence ATGCTGAGCGTTATGCCGCACGGGGGGAAACCTACGACCAGGGATTCTCGCTCGACCCCGAAGCCTTTCGTCGGCCCGTGGGTCGTCCTCTTCCCTGCGACCTACCTGGCTTATATCGCGGAGGAGTACTGGGGCGGCTTCCCCGCGCGCACGGCAGAGCTGACACGTCTCGCAATCCCCGATGGAGCGTTCCTTGGCGCCAACGCGCTCTTCTGGGCACTCATGACCATCGCCGTCTTCCTTGTTCTCCGGCGTCCGACCCGAGCGCTGCTGGTCGTGGCGTTGGCCACGATCCTTGCCATCAATGCGGCGCTTCATATCGGCGGCACTCTCCTCAGCGCCAGCTACTCGCCCGGTCTCGTTTCCGCCCTCCTGCTCTGGCTCCTGCTCGGTGTCGCAGCGCTGGTCCGCGGACGGCGATCGCTCTCCAAGCGCGACTTTCGCGCTGGTCTCCTGATCGGGGTGGCGATCCACGCTGCTGTCCCGCTGGTTCTCGTCGCCTTCGTTCTCCTCCTCGGCGAACATTGGCGGGCGGCATAG
- a CDS encoding SAM-dependent methyltransferase, which yields MEELLPALDDARKDASARLDPRRRAQMGQFLTPIPIAAFMAGMFECGKPTVRLLDPGAGAGSLCAALVLTLCGRPKRPAFLAVTAYEVDPILVTFLRETLDRCRRACADAGISFQARVVDQDFLEAGAIGLGGDLFGTGEQERFDCAILNPPYRKIRTDSKERSILRSLGLETTNLSPGFVAVAARLLVPDGEMVAITPRSFCNGPYFEPFRHDFLRDMRFRRVHVFDSRDNAFRDDKVLQENVIFHAVKDREENQAVMVSANAKPGEILRSRMIKHEELVDPRDRHAVIHVVPETAGKATRDQISSLGGALLDLGLTVSTGRVVDFRARDLLRAHAGRNTVPLVYPCHFKQGFVEWPNGRTRKPNALALGPSAEELLVPRGHYVLTKRFSSKEERRRIVAAVYDPTRVTASQVAFENHLNYFHERGSGLTASLAKGLAAYLNSSLVDAFFRQFSGHTQVNASDLRSLPYPQRAGLIALGRRIGSAFPSQEELDRLIDEVLFHG from the coding sequence GTGGAGGAACTGCTGCCGGCGCTTGATGACGCCCGCAAGGACGCGTCTGCCCGCCTAGATCCCCGACGCCGTGCCCAGATGGGGCAATTCCTGACGCCCATCCCAATCGCGGCGTTCATGGCCGGAATGTTCGAATGCGGGAAGCCCACGGTCCGCCTTCTTGATCCAGGCGCCGGAGCCGGATCGCTGTGCGCCGCGTTGGTGCTGACCCTCTGCGGGCGCCCCAAGCGTCCAGCTTTCCTCGCCGTCACGGCGTACGAGGTCGATCCTATTCTCGTTACCTTTCTCCGCGAGACCTTGGACCGCTGTCGACGTGCGTGTGCGGACGCGGGGATCTCGTTTCAGGCACGCGTAGTCGACCAGGACTTCCTGGAAGCGGGCGCCATCGGACTGGGTGGGGATCTTTTTGGAACGGGCGAGCAGGAGCGTTTCGACTGCGCAATTCTCAATCCGCCCTATCGAAAGATCCGCACCGACTCCAAGGAACGCTCGATCCTCCGTTCACTCGGGCTGGAAACGACCAACCTGTCCCCGGGGTTTGTCGCTGTTGCGGCCCGCCTCCTCGTCCCGGACGGGGAGATGGTCGCGATTACGCCGAGGAGTTTTTGCAACGGTCCCTACTTCGAGCCATTCCGGCACGATTTCTTGCGGGACATGCGCTTCCGTCGAGTACACGTCTTCGATTCGCGAGACAATGCCTTCAGAGATGACAAGGTCTTGCAGGAGAACGTCATCTTCCACGCCGTCAAGGACAGAGAAGAAAACCAGGCGGTCATGGTTTCTGCCAACGCGAAGCCTGGCGAAATCCTGCGTTCGCGAATGATCAAGCACGAAGAGCTTGTTGATCCCAGGGACCGTCACGCGGTCATTCATGTCGTCCCGGAAACAGCTGGCAAGGCTACCCGAGATCAGATCAGTAGCTTGGGAGGAGCACTCCTCGATCTGGGCCTGACGGTGTCTACAGGACGAGTCGTAGACTTTCGAGCGCGAGACCTGCTTCGCGCCCACGCCGGAAGGAACACGGTGCCGCTCGTTTATCCCTGTCACTTCAAGCAGGGTTTCGTGGAGTGGCCCAATGGGCGAACGCGCAAGCCGAACGCTCTCGCTCTCGGCCCAAGCGCGGAAGAACTTCTTGTCCCGAGAGGGCACTATGTGTTGACGAAGCGATTCTCTTCGAAAGAGGAGCGCCGCCGAATCGTCGCAGCGGTCTACGACCCCACGCGCGTCACCGCGAGCCAAGTCGCCTTCGAGAACCACCTGAATTACTTCCATGAGCGTGGTTCCGGACTGACAGCATCGCTTGCAAAGGGGCTTGCTGCGTACCTGAACTCATCGCTCGTGGACGCGTTCTTTCGGCAGTTTAGCGGTCATACGCAGGTGAACGCTTCCGACCTGCGGTCCTTGCCGTACCCTCAACGCGCCGGTCTCATCGCGCTGGGGCGCCGGATTGGATCAGCCTTTCCAAGCCAAGAAGAGCTCGATCGCCTCATCGATGAGGTGCTCTTCCATGGCTAA
- a CDS encoding restriction endonuclease, producing MAKRPANRRGAAAKRIDQGLKILASLNVPKEQQNERSALVLLALLGMTPSKSWGAAADPMLGITEMMNVFRDQFGKEYAPNTRETVRRFTVHQFVQMGLVVANPDDPRRPVNSPANRYQIAPTLLRLARTFGSRAWAESLTAYVAAADALGRLQPRERDMALVAVRLPNGKKVPLTAGGQNELVQRIIEGFCPRFTPGGVVVYLGDTGQRQRHVEVGYLEDLGVEIDEHGKMPDVVVHLRDKDWLVLIEAVTSHGPIGVKRHNELKVVFGSARSGLVFVTAFLTRRAMTKYLNAIAWETEVWVADAPSHIIHFNGERFLGPYE from the coding sequence ATGGCTAAGAGACCCGCCAACAGGCGTGGTGCGGCAGCAAAGCGCATCGACCAGGGTCTCAAGATACTCGCCTCGCTGAACGTACCGAAAGAACAGCAGAACGAGCGTTCCGCCCTCGTTCTCCTCGCACTTCTCGGCATGACCCCCAGCAAGTCCTGGGGGGCCGCGGCGGATCCGATGCTCGGCATCACTGAGATGATGAATGTGTTTCGCGACCAGTTCGGCAAGGAATACGCTCCGAACACGCGGGAGACCGTGAGGCGCTTCACCGTCCACCAGTTCGTCCAAATGGGCTTGGTGGTGGCCAATCCTGACGATCCTCGTCGCCCAGTGAATAGCCCCGCCAATCGCTACCAGATCGCTCCGACCCTCTTGAGGCTGGCCCGAACGTTCGGCTCACGCGCTTGGGCGGAGTCCTTGACCGCATATGTGGCCGCAGCCGACGCACTCGGACGCCTTCAACCTCGCGAGCGCGACATGGCGCTTGTTGCGGTCAGGCTGCCGAACGGAAAGAAGGTGCCGCTGACGGCAGGCGGGCAGAACGAGCTCGTCCAGAGGATCATCGAGGGCTTTTGCCCTCGGTTCACCCCTGGGGGCGTGGTCGTCTACCTAGGTGACACGGGGCAAAGACAGCGACACGTGGAAGTCGGCTACTTGGAGGACCTCGGCGTAGAGATCGACGAACACGGGAAGATGCCCGATGTAGTTGTTCATCTACGCGACAAGGACTGGCTTGTTCTGATCGAAGCCGTGACCAGTCACGGCCCCATCGGGGTCAAGAGGCACAACGAGCTCAAGGTTGTGTTCGGCTCTGCTCGGTCTGGCCTCGTCTTCGTAACCGCATTTCTGACACGGCGAGCGATGACGAAGTACCTGAACGCCATCGCATGGGAAACCGAGGTGTGGGTCGCCGATGCGCCCTCGCACATTATCCACTTCAACGGCGAGCGGTTTCTCGGGCCATACGAATGA